One part of the Tenacibaculum sp. 190130A14a genome encodes these proteins:
- a CDS encoding DUF4956 domain-containing protein, whose protein sequence is MIEFISKLLFNLLITLFIVRFIYYKSTKDNAYFFTYLVIGQVVFLLCYLLKNIELELGFVLGLFAIFGIIRYRTNSINIKEMTYLFSIIGLAMINSLSGTNFYIELIASNIIILVLIWCLEYYLGKYKKYSATLVTLTNLEELSLTNRTKLMDELEGKLNMKIEKINVKKINYLTDSVEILIYHVNNEN, encoded by the coding sequence ATGATTGAATTTATATCAAAACTACTGTTCAACCTACTAATTACTTTGTTCATTGTACGATTTATTTATTATAAATCTACAAAAGACAATGCCTATTTTTTTACATATTTAGTTATTGGGCAAGTCGTATTTTTATTGTGTTATTTACTTAAAAACATTGAACTTGAACTTGGGTTTGTGTTAGGACTTTTTGCTATTTTCGGAATTATTAGATACCGAACCAATTCTATTAATATTAAGGAAATGACCTACCTTTTTTCAATTATTGGTTTGGCCATGATAAATTCTTTAAGTGGTACAAACTTTTATATTGAATTAATAGCTTCAAATATTATTATTTTAGTACTTATTTGGTGTTTGGAGTATTACTTAGGAAAATATAAAAAATACAGTGCTACCCTAGTAACACTAACGAATTTAGAAGAATTGAGTTTGACCAATAGAACAAAATTGATGGATGAATTGGAGGGAAAGTTAAATATGAAAATTGAAAAAATAAATGTTAAAAAAATCAATTACTTAACCGACTCTGTCGAAATACTGATTTATCATGTAAATAATGAAAACTAA
- a CDS encoding DUF6503 family protein: MRYTVLVVIALILQSCTKEYTAQEVVDHSIKAAKLDVLNEATLAFNFRNKAYKAVRNKGIFTFTKEYQKDSVHIKDVLSNNGFERFVNDSLVSLSEKDKGRFGNAVNSVHYFSILPLGLNDSAVQKKLLAPVTIKGKEYFKIQVTFSEEGGGDDFDDVFIYWFAKDSFTLDYMAYKYHTNGGGVRFRDVLKEHTVKGIRLVDYNNYKPTTKDIDFFSIDALYEAGALQKVSEIVLEDIKVN; encoded by the coding sequence ATGCGTTATACAGTCCTTGTAGTTATTGCTTTAATTTTACAATCTTGTACCAAAGAGTACACTGCTCAAGAAGTAGTAGATCATTCTATTAAAGCAGCTAAACTAGATGTTTTAAATGAAGCTACTTTAGCTTTTAACTTTAGAAACAAAGCATATAAAGCAGTCAGAAATAAAGGTATATTTACTTTTACCAAAGAATACCAAAAAGATTCAGTACACATTAAAGATGTGTTGTCTAATAATGGTTTTGAACGATTTGTAAATGACAGTTTAGTTTCACTTTCTGAAAAGGACAAAGGTAGGTTTGGGAACGCTGTAAATTCGGTACATTATTTTTCAATTTTACCATTAGGTTTAAATGATAGCGCAGTTCAAAAGAAACTTTTAGCACCTGTAACTATAAAAGGAAAAGAGTATTTTAAAATTCAAGTTACGTTTTCAGAAGAAGGTGGAGGTGATGATTTTGACGATGTCTTTATTTATTGGTTTGCAAAAGACAGCTTTACGTTAGATTATATGGCCTATAAATATCATACCAATGGAGGAGGAGTACGCTTTAGAGATGTTTTAAAAGAGCATACAGTAAAAGGTATCCGTTTAGTTGATTATAATAACTACAAACCGACAACCAAAGACATTGATTTTTTTAGTATTGATGCCTTATATGAAGCTGGAGCATTACAAAAGGTATCTGAAATTGTTTTAGAAGATATTAAAGTAAATTAA
- the clpB gene encoding ATP-dependent chaperone ClpB: MNFNNYTIKSQETIQQAQQLAQSYSHNQLENEHIFKAISIVDENVLPFILKKLNINLDIIQQIVDKQLESFSKVSGADLMLSREGGKTLNEAAIIAKKMNDEYVSIEHLILAIVKSKSGIGQALRDQGATEKLVTAAVEELRKGGRVTSQSAEETYNSLNKYAKNLNQLAQDGKLDPVIGRDEEIRRLLQILSRRTKNNPILVGEPGTGKTAIAEGLAHRIIRGDVPENLKDKVIYSLDMGALIAGAKYKGEFEERLKSVVKEVTTSEGDIVLFIDEIHTLVGAGGGQGAMDAANILKPALARGELRAIGATTLDEYQKYFEKDKALERRFQKVLVDEPDTESAISILRGIKDKYETHHKVRIKDEAIIGAVELSQRYITDRFLPDKAIDLMDEAASKLRMEINSKPEELDVLDRKIMQLEIEIEAIKRENDETKLKSLNADLANLKEERNEINAKWQSEKSVVDAIQQLKTDIENFKLEAEKAERQGEYGKVAELRYGKIKEAQEQLEEKQKELASQSENALIKEEVTYDDIAEVVAKWTGIPVTKMLQSEREKLLNLEDELHKRVVGQEEGIEAVSDAVRRSRAGLQNPNKPIGSFLFLGTTGVGKTELAKALASYLFDDENAMTRIDMSEYQERHSVSRLVGAPPGYVGYDEGGQLTEAVRRKPYSVVLLDEIEKAHPDTFNILLQVLDEGRLTDNKGRVADFKNTIIIMTSNMGSHIIQEKFENFKGDIHTSMEVAKGEVLSLLKQTVRPEFLNRIDDIIMFTPLTEANIKDIVKIQLNSIKKMVAQQNITLDATEQAIKYLAKKGYQPEFGARPVKRVIQKEVLNQLSKEILAGKITTDSIILLDEFDDTLVFRNPTNSEEE, translated from the coding sequence ATGAATTTTAACAATTATACAATAAAATCTCAAGAGACTATACAACAAGCACAACAATTAGCGCAGAGTTATAGTCATAATCAACTGGAAAATGAACATATATTCAAAGCTATTTCTATAGTAGATGAAAATGTGTTACCATTTATATTAAAAAAGCTGAATATTAACCTAGATATTATTCAGCAAATTGTAGACAAACAATTAGAAAGTTTTTCTAAAGTATCTGGAGCAGATTTAATGCTTTCTCGTGAAGGAGGAAAAACGCTGAATGAAGCTGCAATCATTGCTAAAAAGATGAATGATGAATATGTTTCTATTGAGCATTTAATTTTAGCCATTGTAAAGTCTAAAAGTGGTATTGGTCAGGCATTACGTGATCAAGGAGCAACAGAAAAGCTAGTAACAGCAGCTGTTGAAGAATTACGTAAAGGTGGTCGTGTTACCTCTCAAAGTGCCGAAGAAACCTACAATTCTTTAAACAAGTATGCAAAAAACTTAAATCAGTTAGCACAAGACGGAAAATTAGACCCTGTTATTGGGCGCGATGAAGAAATAAGACGTCTGCTACAAATTCTTTCACGTAGAACGAAAAATAATCCAATTTTAGTAGGAGAACCTGGTACAGGTAAAACCGCAATTGCTGAAGGATTGGCGCATCGAATTATTCGAGGCGATGTTCCTGAAAACCTTAAGGATAAAGTTATTTATTCTTTGGATATGGGAGCGTTAATTGCCGGTGCAAAATATAAAGGAGAATTTGAAGAACGTTTAAAATCGGTCGTAAAAGAAGTAACCACTTCAGAAGGTGATATCGTATTATTTATAGATGAAATTCACACTTTAGTAGGTGCTGGAGGCGGACAAGGAGCCATGGATGCTGCTAATATTTTAAAACCAGCTTTAGCTCGTGGAGAGCTAAGAGCTATTGGAGCCACTACCCTGGACGAATATCAAAAGTATTTTGAAAAAGACAAAGCTTTAGAACGTCGTTTTCAGAAAGTTTTGGTAGATGAGCCTGATACAGAAAGTGCTATTTCCATATTACGTGGTATCAAAGACAAATACGAAACACATCATAAAGTACGTATCAAAGACGAAGCTATTATTGGTGCTGTAGAGTTATCGCAACGTTATATTACCGATCGTTTCTTACCAGATAAAGCTATTGATTTAATGGACGAAGCAGCTTCTAAATTACGTATGGAGATCAATTCAAAACCAGAAGAATTGGATGTGTTAGATCGTAAAATAATGCAATTAGAAATTGAAATAGAAGCAATTAAACGTGAAAACGATGAAACAAAGTTAAAATCGTTGAATGCTGACCTAGCCAATTTAAAAGAAGAACGAAATGAAATCAATGCCAAATGGCAATCAGAAAAAAGTGTGGTGGATGCCATTCAACAACTAAAAACTGATATTGAAAACTTTAAATTAGAGGCTGAAAAAGCAGAAAGGCAAGGAGAATATGGTAAAGTGGCGGAATTACGCTATGGTAAAATTAAAGAAGCACAAGAACAATTAGAAGAAAAGCAAAAAGAACTAGCTTCTCAAAGTGAAAATGCATTGATCAAAGAAGAAGTTACCTATGATGATATTGCAGAAGTGGTAGCAAAATGGACAGGTATTCCAGTTACTAAAATGCTACAATCTGAACGTGAGAAATTATTAAACTTAGAAGATGAATTACACAAACGTGTTGTTGGACAAGAAGAGGGAATTGAGGCTGTATCTGATGCTGTAAGACGTTCAAGAGCTGGATTACAAAATCCTAACAAACCTATTGGTTCTTTCTTATTCTTAGGAACTACAGGAGTTGGTAAAACAGAATTGGCCAAAGCCCTAGCATCTTATTTATTTGATGATGAAAATGCCATGACTCGTATTGATATGAGTGAATATCAAGAACGCCATTCTGTGAGTAGATTGGTTGGAGCACCTCCAGGATACGTTGGATACGATGAAGGTGGACAATTGACGGAAGCAGTTCGTAGAAAACCATATTCTGTAGTGTTATTAGACGAAATCGAAAAAGCACATCCAGATACATTTAACATCTTGTTACAAGTATTAGATGAAGGAAGATTGACCGATAATAAAGGACGTGTAGCTGATTTTAAAAACACCATCATAATTATGACTTCAAATATGGGAAGTCATATTATACAAGAGAAGTTTGAAAACTTTAAAGGAGATATTCATACTTCTATGGAAGTAGCTAAAGGAGAAGTTTTAAGTTTGTTAAAACAAACAGTTAGACCTGAGTTTTTAAACAGAATTGATGATATTATTATGTTTACACCGCTTACAGAAGCGAATATAAAAGACATTGTAAAAATTCAATTAAATAGTATTAAAAAAATGGTGGCACAACAGAATATTACCTTAGATGCTACAGAGCAAGCTATAAAATATTTAGCTAAAAAAGGATACCAACCAGAATTTGGTGCAAGACCTGTAAAAAGAGTAATTCAAAAGGAAGTATTAAATCAACTTTCAAAGGAAATCTTAGCAGGTAAAATAACGACAGACAGTATTATTCTATTGGATGAGTTTGATGATACTCTAGTATTTAGAAATCCAACAAATTCAGAAGAAGAATAG
- a CDS encoding phosphoglycerate mutase family protein, with protein MRYFKLFIILFAINACTPEKLETTTYYLIRHAEKDRTNKENKNPDLNTKGLERAENWAKVFQNIDFDMVYSTNYNRTKQTASPTAKSKNLEVEMYDPRNMYSDDFQKDTKGKTVLIVGHSNTTPQFVNKILEEEKYTDINDLNNANLYMVTIINDIKNSSLLKID; from the coding sequence ATGAGATATTTTAAGCTATTTATAATACTATTTGCTATCAATGCGTGTACACCGGAGAAATTAGAAACCACTACCTATTACTTGATTCGCCATGCTGAAAAAGATAGAACTAACAAAGAGAATAAGAATCCTGACTTAAATACTAAGGGCTTAGAAAGAGCAGAAAATTGGGCAAAAGTGTTTCAAAACATTGATTTTGATATGGTATATAGTACCAATTACAACCGCACAAAACAAACAGCTTCACCTACTGCTAAAAGTAAGAATTTAGAAGTAGAAATGTACGATCCAAGAAACATGTATTCTGACGACTTTCAAAAAGATACAAAAGGAAAAACGGTATTAATTGTTGGACATAGCAATACCACTCCTCAATTTGTAAATAAGATTTTAGAAGAAGAAAAATATACCGATATAAACGATCTTAACAATGCTAACTTATATATGGTAACTATTATAAATGATATTAAAAACAGTAGTTTACTAAAGATTGATTAA
- the glyA gene encoding serine hydroxymethyltransferase, protein MQHDSQIFELIRAEKERQTNGLELIASENFVSEQVMQAQGSVLTNKYAEGYPNKRYYGGCEVVDIVEQIAIDRAKELFGAEYVNVQPHSGSQANTAVFAACLQPGDTILGFDLSHGGHLTHGSPVNFSGKLYNPVFYGVDKETGLIDYDHLEKQAQEHKPKLIIAGASAYSRDMDFKRFREVADSVGAILMADISHPAGLIAKGILSDPLPHCHIVTTTTHKTLRGPRGGMIMIGKDFENPFGLKLKSGKLKKMSTLINSAVFPGNQGGPLEHVIAAKAVAFGEALSDNFLEYIIQVRENAKAMADAFVAKGYDIISGGTDNHCMLIDLRNKDITGKEAEEALGKAEITVNKNMVPFDTQSPFVTSGIRVGTAAVTTRGLVEEDMVQIVDLIDEAITNANNDEVLEQIGEKVFDMMSFRKLFV, encoded by the coding sequence ATGCAACACGACAGTCAAATTTTTGAATTGATAAGAGCTGAAAAAGAGCGCCAAACTAATGGTTTGGAGTTAATTGCCTCTGAAAACTTTGTAAGTGAGCAAGTAATGCAAGCACAAGGTTCGGTTTTAACGAATAAATATGCTGAAGGATATCCAAACAAACGTTATTATGGTGGATGTGAGGTAGTAGATATCGTTGAGCAAATAGCTATTGATAGAGCTAAAGAATTATTTGGTGCAGAATACGTAAATGTACAACCACATTCAGGTTCTCAAGCAAATACAGCAGTGTTTGCAGCATGTTTACAACCAGGTGATACTATTTTAGGTTTTGATTTATCTCATGGTGGACATTTAACGCACGGATCACCTGTAAACTTCTCAGGAAAATTATACAATCCGGTGTTTTATGGTGTAGATAAAGAAACGGGATTAATTGATTACGATCATTTAGAAAAACAAGCTCAAGAACATAAACCAAAGTTAATTATTGCGGGAGCATCTGCTTATTCTCGTGATATGGACTTTAAACGTTTTAGAGAAGTAGCAGATAGCGTTGGAGCTATTTTAATGGCCGATATTTCTCACCCTGCTGGTTTAATTGCCAAAGGAATTTTATCTGATCCGTTACCACATTGTCATATTGTTACCACTACAACACACAAAACGTTACGTGGACCAAGAGGAGGAATGATTATGATTGGAAAGGACTTTGAAAATCCATTTGGATTAAAGTTAAAGTCTGGAAAATTAAAGAAGATGTCTACCTTAATTAATTCGGCAGTATTCCCAGGAAACCAAGGAGGACCTTTAGAGCATGTAATTGCAGCAAAAGCAGTTGCTTTTGGTGAAGCTTTATCTGATAATTTCTTAGAATATATTATTCAAGTACGTGAAAATGCTAAAGCAATGGCAGATGCATTTGTAGCAAAAGGATATGATATTATTTCTGGAGGTACAGACAACCACTGTATGTTAATTGATTTACGTAATAAAGATATTACTGGTAAAGAGGCTGAAGAGGCTTTAGGAAAGGCTGAAATTACCGTTAACAAGAACATGGTTCCTTTCGATACACAATCGCCATTTGTAACTTCAGGTATCCGTGTAGGTACTGCGGCGGTTACAACACGTGGTTTAGTAGAGGAAGATATGGTACAAATTGT
- a CDS encoding PEP/pyruvate-binding domain-containing protein, giving the protein MKTKALILCLLLFLLESVAQNYKTELSNSDDFILLAHKPLSNKYGFVKSLKILYDLKTKKLYYTNSKRFKYHFEFVINYLELDESLDNFNKHNYAATHKKKRFLLANINFYESLDTYTLELSPADRMTLKDIRFLYDLVKKSSYFKELKFFLNTERLIEQKSTIALPTIEAGAIYKNQQYQAISTEKSYGRLRFIDMDSLNSAKIQRTDIIIVNKPVLNLPIVNGVITTRMQTPLSHISVLGINRKIPVATYKNAYKTAYIKNLNEQYVSFEVALDTFYLKPISKEKFERKTKRRKNKIKTLKLDLTTNTLISGTNLHHKRIQTVGGKAANFGELFKIAQSSNFKVPECSFAIPFYFYNQHIKTHKIEPLIAKTINNYALQKNDSLLKIGLKKIRNQIKNTPIDSSLINQVHEYLNNSKCPYDRIRFRSSTNAEDIVGFSGAGLYTSKTGIRNDSKKNFEKAIKTVWASLWKKRAFLERDLYNINQNSIAMGVLAHRSFPNEYANGVAITKNLYRKNFYGNVINLQLGEEPVVNPKPNIVSEQIICYEGAEVDLYKDKKVIEVISYSSLNNNQLILSQKEILNLSQQLYKLKRHFHKKVYKRRKSFLNFGLDVEFKIDGPNKDLYIKQARYFND; this is encoded by the coding sequence ATGAAAACTAAAGCGCTCATATTATGCTTATTACTGTTTCTTTTAGAATCTGTTGCTCAGAATTATAAAACTGAACTATCCAATTCAGATGATTTTATTTTACTAGCACACAAACCTTTATCTAACAAATATGGCTTCGTAAAATCACTTAAAATTTTATATGATTTAAAGACCAAAAAACTATACTATACCAATAGTAAACGTTTTAAATACCATTTTGAATTCGTTATTAATTATTTAGAACTAGATGAAAGCTTAGATAATTTTAATAAGCATAACTACGCAGCAACTCATAAAAAGAAACGTTTTTTACTAGCAAATATCAACTTTTATGAAAGTTTAGACACCTATACGCTAGAACTCTCTCCTGCGGATCGTATGACGCTAAAAGACATTCGGTTTTTATATGATTTAGTAAAAAAGAGCTCGTATTTTAAAGAATTAAAGTTCTTTTTAAACACCGAGAGACTTATTGAGCAGAAATCAACCATTGCATTACCTACAATAGAAGCGGGTGCTATTTATAAAAATCAGCAATACCAAGCTATTTCCACTGAGAAATCTTATGGAAGACTTCGTTTTATTGATATGGATAGTTTAAATTCAGCTAAAATTCAACGAACTGATATTATTATAGTTAACAAACCTGTTTTGAATTTACCCATTGTAAATGGCGTGATTACTACCAGAATGCAAACTCCATTAAGTCATATTTCTGTATTGGGTATCAATCGAAAAATCCCTGTAGCTACTTATAAAAATGCTTATAAAACAGCATATATCAAAAACTTGAATGAGCAATACGTGTCTTTTGAAGTAGCACTCGACACTTTTTATCTAAAACCCATTTCTAAAGAGAAGTTTGAACGAAAAACAAAACGTAGAAAAAATAAAATAAAAACCTTAAAGCTTGACTTAACAACTAATACATTGATTTCGGGAACTAATCTACATCATAAACGTATTCAAACTGTAGGTGGCAAAGCTGCCAATTTTGGCGAATTATTTAAAATTGCTCAATCTTCTAATTTTAAAGTTCCTGAATGTTCCTTTGCAATTCCTTTTTACTTCTACAATCAACATATTAAAACACATAAAATAGAACCACTGATTGCTAAAACAATAAACAACTATGCACTACAAAAAAATGATAGTTTGTTAAAGATAGGCTTAAAAAAAATAAGAAATCAGATTAAGAACACTCCCATAGATTCCTCGTTAATTAATCAAGTTCATGAATACCTGAATAACAGCAAATGTCCTTATGATAGGATTCGGTTCAGAAGTTCTACAAACGCAGAAGATATTGTTGGTTTTAGTGGTGCTGGTTTATACACTTCTAAAACAGGAATTCGAAATGATTCAAAAAAGAATTTTGAAAAAGCCATCAAAACAGTATGGGCTAGTTTATGGAAAAAACGTGCCTTTTTAGAAAGAGATTTGTACAATATCAATCAAAACTCAATTGCAATGGGTGTTTTAGCTCATCGCTCTTTTCCTAATGAATATGCTAATGGTGTAGCTATTACAAAAAATTTATATCGTAAGAACTTTTACGGAAATGTAATTAACTTACAATTAGGAGAAGAGCCCGTGGTTAATCCAAAACCCAACATAGTAAGCGAACAAATTATATGTTATGAAGGCGCTGAAGTAGATTTATACAAAGACAAAAAAGTAATTGAGGTTATTAGTTATTCTAGCCTAAACAACAATCAATTAATCTTGTCTCAAAAGGAAATTTTAAATTTATCTCAACAATTGTACAAACTAAAAAGACACTTTCATAAAAAAGTTTATAAAAGACGAAAAAGCTTTCTTAATTTTGGCTTGGACGTTGAGTTTAAAATTGATGGTCCAAACAAAGATTTATACATTAAACAAGCCCGTTATTTTAACGATTAA
- the ytxJ gene encoding bacillithiol system redox-active protein YtxJ → MGLFNIFKNNKEKKEEKKYHVNWIPLSSLQQLDQIVAQSKKEPIAIFKHSTRCGISRMVINRFQESFTEDMNEIKVYYLDLLNYRQISDEVGYKFQVLHQSPQLLIIKNGKAVAHASHYGITEIPMERFVK, encoded by the coding sequence ATGGGATTATTTAACATATTTAAAAATAATAAAGAAAAGAAAGAGGAAAAAAAGTATCATGTAAATTGGATTCCTCTAAGCTCTTTGCAACAGTTAGATCAAATAGTTGCACAATCTAAAAAAGAACCGATTGCTATATTTAAACATTCCACTAGATGTGGGATTAGTAGAATGGTAATTAATCGTTTTCAGGAGTCTTTTACAGAAGACATGAATGAGATAAAAGTATACTATTTAGACTTATTGAATTATCGCCAAATTTCTGATGAAGTAGGGTATAAGTTTCAGGTTTTACATCAATCACCTCAGTTGCTGATAATTAAAAATGGAAAGGCCGTAGCGCATGCTTCACATTATGGGATTACGGAGATTCCAATGGAAAGATTTGTAAAATAA
- a CDS encoding DEAD/DEAH box helicase, whose translation MLVFLYASKTKYTLSENTTVNKKVGKQLYDYQKEALHKIFKAFEDAPQNYHLLYQLPTGGGKTVIFSEIARQFLKHYQKKVLIMTHRIELCKQTARMLGEFNVENKIIDSKASLDDQGNYDCFVAMVETLNNRLNDDMLDISDVGLVIIDEAHYNSFTKLFKYFDKSFILGVTATPLSSNIKLPMNQNYDQLIVGESISSLIEKTYLAKSEVFSYNVGLTSLEVGANGDYTVKSSEDLYTNTDMLGKLVKAYEERAKGTKTLIFNNGINTSLYVYDTFRRAGYPIAHLDNTNSKKERAAILKWFKETPNAILTSVSILTTGFDEPTVESIILNRATKSLTLYYQMIGRGSRILENKRTFNVIDLGNNFHRFGPWGADLDWQKMFRAPGFYLDNLLTDEEIESSFKYELPADVKAEFANSKDLYFDVKKVYRDTIQGGESSKRVLEKSIEHHAKMCIENSEDVFDALILAKLLGGDIDDRIHRYSKCISKSTHNFIDWLRDDYRKKLNAYLRNNFDEVYEQIHGHPPPEEE comes from the coding sequence ATGCTCGTATTTTTGTACGCTTCAAAAACTAAGTATACATTGAGCGAAAACACTACCGTAAATAAGAAAGTAGGGAAACAATTATATGATTATCAGAAGGAGGCTCTTCACAAGATTTTTAAGGCTTTTGAAGACGCTCCCCAAAATTATCATTTGTTGTACCAGCTCCCTACAGGAGGAGGGAAAACAGTTATATTTTCTGAAATAGCACGTCAGTTTTTAAAGCACTATCAAAAGAAAGTGTTGATCATGACTCACCGTATTGAGTTATGTAAACAAACGGCTAGAATGCTAGGAGAATTTAATGTAGAAAACAAAATAATTGATAGTAAAGCTAGTTTAGACGACCAAGGGAATTACGATTGTTTTGTAGCTATGGTAGAAACGTTAAATAACCGTTTGAATGACGATATGTTAGACATTTCTGATGTTGGATTGGTTATTATTGATGAGGCGCACTATAACTCGTTTACAAAGCTATTTAAATACTTTGATAAATCGTTTATTTTAGGAGTTACGGCAACTCCTTTAAGTTCAAATATTAAGTTGCCAATGAATCAAAACTATGATCAATTGATTGTTGGTGAATCAATTTCTTCTTTAATTGAAAAGACGTATTTGGCTAAGTCGGAAGTATTTTCTTATAACGTTGGATTGACTTCTTTAGAAGTAGGAGCTAACGGAGATTATACGGTTAAATCTTCTGAAGATTTATATACGAATACCGATATGTTAGGAAAGCTTGTAAAAGCATATGAAGAAAGAGCTAAAGGAACCAAAACCTTAATTTTTAACAATGGTATTAATACTTCATTATACGTATACGATACGTTTAGAAGAGCCGGATACCCAATTGCACACTTAGACAACACAAATTCAAAAAAAGAGCGTGCAGCTATCTTAAAATGGTTTAAAGAGACACCGAATGCTATTTTAACCTCAGTAAGTATTTTAACCACCGGATTTGATGAGCCAACGGTTGAATCAATTATCTTAAACAGAGCAACCAAATCATTAACCTTATACTATCAGATGATAGGACGTGGTTCTCGTATTTTAGAAAACAAGAGAACTTTTAATGTTATTGATTTAGGGAACAATTTCCATCGTTTTGGACCTTGGGGAGCAGATTTAGACTGGCAAAAGATGTTTAGAGCTCCTGGTTTCTACTTAGATAACTTATTAACTGATGAGGAAATAGAAAGTAGCTTTAAATATGAGCTTCCTGCAGATGTAAAAGCGGAGTTTGCGAATTCTAAAGACTTGTATTTCGATGTTAAAAAAGTATATAGAGATACTATACAAGGAGGAGAATCTTCAAAGCGTGTATTAGAAAAGTCAATTGAGCATCATGCAAAGATGTGTATTGAAAATAGTGAAGATGTTTTTGATGCGTTGATTTTAGCGAAATTATTAGGTGGAGATATTGATGATAGAATTCACCGTTATTCAAAATGTATTTCTAAGAGTACACACAATTTTATTGATTGGTTACGTGATGATTATAGAAAGAAGTTAAATGCGTATTTACGTAACAACTTTGATGAAGTTTATGAGCAAATTCACGGACATCCACCACCTGAAGAAGAATAA
- the fahA gene encoding fumarylacetoacetase, producing the protein MEITANNPNRKSWIKVDENSDFPIQNIPFGVFLTKDDIITIGTRIGDYAIDLGALHQLGYFEGIPLTDDIFLQDTLNDFIADGRKTWRLVRNRIADIFDVTNSALRDNAEHKDKIIFRMEDVEMQLPVAVGDYTDFYASKEHATNVGSLFRDPENALLPNWLHIPIGYHGRSSSIVPSGTPIRRPLGQQRPSEGEVTPNFGPSKLLDFELEMAFITTVANDLGERIPIEEAEDYIFGLVLFNDWSARDIQAWEYVPLGPFLGKNFASTISPWIVTLDALEPFRVENPKQVHEPLPYLRKEGKDSYDINLQMAIKPENTEETVVCNSNFKYMYWTMVQQLTHHTVNGCPVNSGDMMGSGTISGPTKDSFGSMLELTWRGQNPLKMNDGTERKFINDHDTVIMRGYCKNDKIRIGFGECTGKILPAEE; encoded by the coding sequence ATGGAAATAACTGCAAATAATCCGAATAGAAAGTCATGGATTAAAGTTGATGAAAATTCAGATTTCCCTATTCAAAATATTCCCTTCGGCGTTTTTTTAACAAAAGACGACATTATTACTATTGGTACAAGAATTGGTGATTACGCTATTGATTTAGGTGCATTACACCAATTAGGATACTTCGAAGGAATCCCGTTAACGGATGATATCTTCTTACAAGATACTTTAAACGATTTTATTGCCGATGGAAGAAAAACATGGCGCTTAGTACGTAATAGAATCGCAGATATCTTTGATGTTACTAACAGTGCTTTACGTGACAATGCAGAGCACAAAGACAAAATAATTTTTAGAATGGAAGACGTAGAAATGCAATTACCAGTGGCTGTTGGTGATTATACAGATTTCTACGCTAGTAAAGAACACGCTACCAATGTAGGTTCTTTATTTAGAGATCCAGAAAATGCTTTACTACCAAACTGGTTACACATTCCTATTGGATACCACGGAAGAAGTTCTTCTATTGTTCCTTCAGGAACTCCAATTCGTCGTCCATTAGGACAACAAAGACCTAGTGAAGGTGAAGTTACTCCTAATTTCGGACCATCTAAACTATTAGATTTCGAATTAGAAATGGCTTTTATTACCACTGTAGCGAATGATTTAGGAGAAAGAATTCCTATTGAAGAAGCAGAAGATTATATTTTCGGATTGGTATTATTTAACGACTGGTCAGCACGTGATATTCAAGCTTGGGAATATGTACCATTAGGGCCTTTCTTAGGAAAGAACTTTGCGTCTACAATTTCACCTTGGATTGTTACTTTAGATGCTTTAGAGCCTTTTAGAGTAGAAAATCCAAAGCAGGTACATGAACCATTACCTTACTTACGTAAAGAAGGTAAAGATAGTTATGATATCAATTTACAAATGGCTATCAAACCAGAGAATACCGAAGAAACTGTAGTTTGTAATTCAAACTTTAAGTATATGTATTGGACTATGGTACAACAATTAACACATCATACTGTAAATGGATGCCCAGTAAACTCAGGAGATATGATGGGTAGTGGTACTATTTCTGGACCAACAAAGGATAGCTTCGGTTCTATGTTAGAATTAACTTGGAGAGGACAAAATCCTTTAAAAATGAATGATGGTACGGAGCGTAAATTTATCAATGACCACGATACTGTAATTATGCGTGGATATTGTAAAAACGACAAAATACGTATTGGTTTTGGAGAATGTACAGGTAAAATATTACCAGCTGAAGAGTAA